From Penicillium psychrofluorescens genome assembly, chromosome: 1, one genomic window encodes:
- a CDS encoding uncharacterized protein (ID:PFLUO_001232-T1.cds;~source:funannotate) → MPGQVSEDPEDDNSSESTDSVRPSSPYPPYTSCVVEVPGNLFGAPAGSGLIHACNCMGAWGAGIARTFRQRYPRAYQYYRSHCQRYIDYPERSSIVNLQTGDDRRISVLKPLGTALMIPPQGSERHWIICLFTSRGFGSRLSSPNLIANSTYAALKDLERWMEIYQALHEHIGLDMPNDLYACRFNSGHFDIPWNRTRNLIEGAGVAMTVVYPPEEREDGSATPPS, encoded by the exons ATGCCAGGCCAAGTTTCCGAGGATCCAGAAGATGATAACTCCAGTGAAAGCACCGACAGTGttcggccttcttcgccatATCCTCCTTACACTAGTTGTGTCGTCGAGGTTCCAGGTAACCTCTTTGGTGCACCTGCTGGCTCGGGGCTGATTC ATGCCTGTAACTGTATGGGTGCATGGGGTGCTGGGATTGCTCGCACGTTCCGACAGAGG TATCCCCGAGCGTACCAATACTACCGCTCGCACTGCCAGAGATACATTGACTATCCGGAACGAAGCAGCATCGTCAACCTCCAAACCGGCGACGACAGACGCATCTCCGTGCTGAAACCACTGGGCACGGCGCTGATGATCCCTCCTCAGGGTTCTGAGAGACACTGGATCATCTGTCTCTTCACCTCACGCGGATTTGGCAGCCGCCTCAGTTCTCCCAATCTGATTGCAAATAGCACCTATGCTGCTctcaaggatctggagcggTGGATGGAAATCTACCAGGCTCTGCACGAACACATCGGTCTTGATATGCCTAATGATTTGTACGCGTGCCGTTTCAACTCGGGTCATTTTGATATCCCTTGGAATAGAACTCGGAATCTTATTGAGGGAGCTGGTGTGGCTATGACTGTCGTTTATCCTCcagaggagagagaggatggGTCTGCGACTCCTCCGAGTTAA